The DNA window CGCCCCACCCCCGCCACATCGCCCAAGTGATCGGCAACGCCCGGACGGTGGCCATGCCGGGCATGGGGCACGCGCTGCCGCGCGAGTGCCTGCAGCCGCTGGCCGAGGCGATCCTGGAGCACGCCGCGGCCGCGTCGGCGGCGCCCGCCGCGTCGTAGGCCTGTTCCCGGCGGGTACCCGGCGGTAGCTTCCGTTTCGTAGTCACGGAACGACCGGAGGAGCGCCGCCATGTCGCAGGCAACAGCACCGGAACCGATCCCCGCCGATCAGCTCCACTTCGCCATGCCGCCGAAGCACGACACCGTCGAGGAGGAGCGACGTCACCGCAAGGAGCGGCTCGCGGCGGCGCTGCGGCTCTTCGGGCGCTTCGGGTTCGAGGAGGGGGTCGCGGGGCACATCACCGCGCGCGACCCCGAGTTCACCGATCACTTCTGGGTCAATCCGTTCGGGATGTCGTTCAAGCACGTCACCGTGAGCGATCTGATCCTCGTGAACCACAAGGGGCAGGTCGTCGAGGGCCGGTACCACGTCAACCAGGCGGCGTTCGCGATCCATTCGCAGGTCCACAAGGCCCGGCCCGACGTCGTCGCCGCCGCGCACAGCCACTCCACGTACGGCCGGGCGCTGTCCGCGCTGGGGGAGCTGCTGGAGCCGATCACCCAGGACGTGTGCGCCTTCTACGAGGACCACGCCCTCTTCGACGACTACACGGGCGTCGTGGTGGACGAGGAGGAGGGGCGCCGGATCGCCACGGCGCTCGGGCCGCACAAGGCGGTCGTGCTGCGCAACCACGGGCTGCTGACCGTGGGGGACTCCGTGGACGCGGCCGCGTGGTGGTTCGTCACCATGGAGCGCTCCTGCCAGGTGCAGCTCGCGGCGAAGGCGGCCGGGAAGCCCGTCCTCATCGACCAGGCGAGCGCCCGGCACACGCGCGAGCAGCTCGGCAACGACCTGGCGGCGTGGATCAACTACCAGCCGCTGTACCAGCAGATCACGCGGAGCGAGCCGGAGCTGCTTGGCTGACCGGGCGGGCCGCCTGCCCGGGATCCGGGAGGGCTGCCGCCCGGGTCCCGGGAGGGCCGCCGCCGGGGATCCGGGAGGGGCCCGCGACCCCCTCCTGTCGGCGGGGGTCGCTCGTTCTTCCGGGCGCCGTTTCAGGGCATTCGCCCTGCCTACGATGGTCAGGAGCCGGGGCGTAGCCGCCCCGGCTCCTGCATGCCCGGAGGGCCGTCGCGCCCGGATGATCAGAACCTGGTAGGAGAACCATGCGCCGCCTCTCCCGTTGCGTCGGGCTGTCCGCCGCCCTGGCCCTCGCCGGCCTGGCCGTCACCGGATGCGGCGGCGGTGCCGAGGCCGAGGGGAAGCCGGGCCGGAAGGCCTCCTCGCCGTCCTCGTCTGCGGCGTCGTCGGGCTCGCACTCGCCCTCGGCGGGCCCCGTGACCGAGAAGCCCGCGCCGGCGGCGAAGATGCTGCCCGGTGCCGCGCGGACCGTCCGGCCCGAGATAGCCCCCGCCAACGGCGAGAAGGTCGGCGTCGGCCAGCCCGTCGCCCTGGTCTTCAAGCAGCAGAAGGTCTCCAAGGAGCTGCGCGCGGGCATCGAGGGCCGGCTGAAGGTCTCCACCTCGCCGCAGGTCCCGGGCGCCTGGCACTGGAACGAGACCAAGGGCGACACCCGGGTCCACTTCCGGCCCGAGAAGTTCTGGCCCGCCGGGACCAAGGTCACCCTGGACGCCCGGCTGGCGGGCGTGCAGCTCGCCGAAGGCACGGCCGCCGCCGGCGACCGCACGGTCTCCTTCACCGTCGGCGACTCGATGGTCAGCACCGTCGACCTCAAGGCCCGCAAGCTGACCGTCGTCCGCAACGGCAAGACGCTGCGCACGATCCCGGTCAGCGGCGGCGACGAGAGCAAGGGCTTCGGGACGCGCGGGGGCATCAAGACGATCCTCGCCAAGGAGGGCCGGGTCGTCATGGACTCGCTCTCCATCGGCATCCCGCGCAACCACCCCGACGGCTTCTTCGGGTCGTACGACTACAGCATGCGCGAGACGATCAGCGGCGAGTACGTGCACGCGGCCCCCGACAACGCCGAGTCGTTCGGCAAGGAGAACGTCAGCCACGGCTGCATCGGCATGTCGACGGAAGACGCCAAGTGGCTGTACGGGCTGAGCCTGAAGGGCGACGTCGTCCAGGTCACCGGCAGCACCAAGCCGAAGCCGATGGACCGCTTCGGCAACGGCTACGGCGACTGGAACATCAGCTGGCAGGAGTGGCTGGAGGGCAGCGCCCTCGGCGTCCGCACCGGGGCCTGACCAGTGCGCCGAGGCCGCGCTGGCCTGATCCCACGGCTCACTCTCAGGCCTCCGGCCTCGGAGGCCGTCCCCGGTACCCAGGTTTATCCACAGGGCTGAACGCGTTTCGCCTCCCGTCCGTATGGTTCGGATGACGACCAGGACGGACAGGACGGAACGGAGAGGCGGCGGACGCCATGGGCTTCATCGGGCGCGGAAAGCAGGGGGAGAGCGCGCAGTACGCACTGCTGCCGCTGCGCATCTTCCTCGGCATCACCTTCATCTACGCAGGCCTCGACAAGATCACGGACTCCGGCTTCCTGGCGGACAGCGGGCCCGGCTCGATCGGCGAGCTGATGCGTACGGTCCGCGGCTCGTCCGCCGTCCCGGGCCTGGTCGACCTGGCCCTGAAGAACCCCGAGGGCTTCGGCTATGCGATGGGCCTCGGCGAGTTCGCGGTGGGCGTCGGGACGCTCTTCGGCATATTCGCCCGCGTCGCCGCGGCCGGCGGCGCGCTCATATCGCTCAGCCTCTGGCTGACGGTCAGCTGGCAGACGACGCCGTACTTCTACGGCAACGACCTGATCTACCTGATGGCGTGGCTGCCGCTGGTGGTGGCGGGGGCGCCGGTGTGGTCGGTGGACGCGGGGCCGCTCCGGGCATCCCGCAAGCCGATACGGAAGCCGTCGCGCAAGCCACGGGCCAAGGCGTCCGCGAAGTCTCCCGCGAAGTCGCCCTCGAGGTCGTCCGGAAAGCCGTCCGGAAGGCCTGCTGCCAAGTCGCCGGGGAAGCCGTCCGCGAAGCCTGCTGCCAAGTCCATAGCCAAGCCGGCAGCCAAGTCTGCAGGTAAGCCGTCAGGCAAGGCGCCGGGCGGGTCCGGGAAGCGGTAGGCGGCAGGCGGCAGGCGGCAGAGGCAGGCCGGCCGAAGGTGGCCGTGGCCGTGGGCGTGGGCGTACGGGCGGGAAGCCGCTGCCGTGCGGCCTGCACCCGCCAGGGGTGGGCCCAGTGCCCGCGCGGGCGACGGCAGTCCGCAGGCCGGCCCTGGGCGTACGGGCGGGAAGCCGCTGCCGTGCGGCCCGCGCCCGCCAGGGGTGGGCCCGGTGCCCGCGCGAGCGACGGCAGCCCGCAGGCCGGCCCTGGTCGTACGGGGCGGGGAGTCGCCGCGTGGCGGCCGCGCCCGCCAGGGCGGTCCGCGCCCGCCAGGGCGGTCCGTGCCCGCGCGCAGGGCTACCGGTCCCGGCCCGCGCCCTTCCTCCGGCGGACGGCGAAGGCCACGGACGACACCACGCCCGCCAGGCAGAAGCCCGCTCCCAGCACCGGCAGCAGCACGTACGAAGGGAAGTGCAGATCCCCGCGGGCCGCCCCCAGATACGCGACGGCGCACCCCAGCAGGACGAGCCCGACGACCAGCTTGCCCGGCTCGAAGTCATGACGACGCACGGTCCACCTCCACCTGACCGATACCGACCTTGAGCAGGACCTCCAGCGTTCCGCGGGACGGCTTCCCGGACGGGGGCTCCAGCGTCATCCGCTTCGTCTGCCCCGGCCGGACGTCGACGTCGTCGCGCGCCTCGCCGGGCAGGCGGATGTCGCCCACGCCCACGTCCAGGGTGATCCGCGCCGTGACGTCCTCCGGGAGGACCAGCTTGAGCTGGCCCGCGCCCACTTCCGCGCGGGTGGCGACCGTGCCGGCCCGCGGCCAGGACAGGCCGGTGAGGTCGAGCACGCCCACGCCGCTGCCCACCCGGTAGTCGCCGCGCACCGCGGAGACGGCGTCGGGGCGCCAGGTGGTGCGCGTCCAGTCGGTGGAGACCGACTTGGGCAGGGCGGCCGCGCCCGCCAGCAGTGCGCCCGTGAGGACGGCGGCGACGACCGTGCCTCCGCCGGTGCGCCCGTAGCGGGAGCTGACGGCGATGCCGAGGCCGAAGACGGCCAGCGCACAGGCCAGGCCGGTCTCCAGGCAGGTGCCGAGCGGATGGTGGCGCCAGGTGAGGCCGGCGCCGAGGCAGAAGGCGGCGACGGCCGTAAGGAACGTCCAGCCGCCGAGCGGCGTCCCGGCGCGGGCCGGGCGGAGCCGGGCGGGGGGACGCTCCCGCCCGTCCTGCGGTTCGTCGTCCGGACCCCACAGATAGCCGGTCTCGGCGCCCAGCGGGCCCGTCGTGCCGTCCTTGATGATCGGGTCGCGCCACCAGGAGGGGCCGCCCGGGGCGGGCGGGGCCTTGGTCTCGGGCGGGGGCGCCGACGTCTTCTGCGCCTTCTGGGCCGCGGCGACGGCCGCCTCGGCCTCGGGCTCGTGCCGGTGGTACGACCAGTAGGCCGCCCCGGCCATCACTATGGTCAGCATCAGCGCGAACGACATCACCGCGCTGTTGTTGAGCATCGACAGGAACAGGCCGCAGCCCACCAGCGCGCACAGCACCGCCGTCAGCGCCGGACCCTCGACCCGGCCCGAGAGCATCCTCCGGGCCTCGTTCTCCTCCTCCCCCTCCAGGGGGATCAGCAGCCACGCGAAGCCGTAGACGATCAGACCCAGGCCGCCGGCCACCGACAGCACACCGAGCACCACCCGGAAGATCACGGGATCCACGTCGAAGAAGCGGCCGAGGCCGCCGCACACTCCGGACACCACTTTGTGCTCCCGGCTGCGCCGCAGCGGCGGCCGGGCGTCCTGCGGATCACCGTGAACCGGACCCGCCTGATGCGCGTCCTGGGTGTTGGGTGTGTCGGTCATATGGACATGGTGTCAACCGGAACGCGCTTGTGGCACACCCGGCAACCCTGGCCGTTCCCTGAGATCGCCCCTGAGAAGGTGCCGTATATCGTGTCGCGACACAGCACAGCAGGGGAACCGGAGGGCTTCGGGGTGGATGGGGCAGTGTCCGGACAGGCGGTGTCCGGGCCGGGGCCGGACACCGGTCGGCTGGTCGCAGGGCGGTACCGCCTCGTCGACCGGATAGGCCGCGGCGGGATGGGCACGGTCTGGCGCGCCCAGGACGAGCTGCTGGACCGTCAGGTCGCGCTCAAGCAGATCCACGTCTCGCCGTACCTGGACGACGACGAGCTCGCCACGCTCTACGAGCGCACCCGCCGCGAGGCCCGCAGCGCCGCCCGGATCAACCACCCCAATGTGGTCGTCGTCCACGACGTCGTCGACGACCGGGGCCTGCCCTGCATCGTCATGGAGTACGTGCCCTCCAGAACGCTCGGCGACGTCCTCAAGCACGGGACCGTCACCCCGGACGAGGCCGCCCGCATCGGGCGCGGCATGATCGCCGCCCTGCGCGCGGCCCACGCGGCCGGCGTGCTGCACCGCGACGTGAAGCCCGGCAACGTCCTGCTCGGCCACGACGGCCGTGTCGTCCTCACCGACTTCGGCATCGCCCAGTCCACCGGCACTTCCACCCTCACCAAGACCGGCGAGATGGTCGGCTCGATCGACTACATCGCGCCCGAGCGCGTCAAGGGCGCCAAGCCCGGCCCCGCGTCCGACCTGTGGGCCCTCGGCGCGACGCTGTACCAGGCGCTGGAGGGCCGCCCGCCGTTCCGCAAGGACACGGCCGTCGAGACGGCCTACGCGATCGCCATGGACCCCCTGGAGCCGCCGCGCCGCGCGGGCGCGCTCACCCGCCTCATCGAGACCCTGCTCGCGAAGGACCCGGCCGTACGGCCCCCGGCCGACCTGGCCGAGCAGATCCTGCGCGAGCCCGCCGCCGAGTCGGAGACCGCCTACATGCCCGCGGCGGAGCAGCGCCGCACCCCCGCGCCCGGCCCCTGGGACGACGCCGCGGACCGCGGCACCACGGCGGCCGGGCGGACCGCGGCGACGGCGCCGACCGTGCCGGCCCCGTCGGCGGCACCGGCCGCTCCGGCGGAGACCGCGGCCCCCGCGCCTGCGGCTGCCCCTGCAGCCGCCGATGTCACGGCCACGGCAACAGCAGCGGCCGTGACACCTGCCGCGTCCAGCCCGGCCCCGGCCCCGGACTCGGACACGAAGGCCGGGGGCAGCGCCCGCGCCGGTCGCCCTGCGCGCACCGGCCGCAGCCACCGCCCCGTCCTGTGGAGCGCCCTGGCACTCGTCACCGTCGCCGGCATCGCGGCCGGCGCGTACTTCATGACCGGCGGCGACCAGGAGGACGACGACCCCGCCCCCCGTGCCGCGTCCGGCCAGGAAGCCTCTGCGAGCCCGAGCGAGAGGAAGAGCGCGGCCCCGTCGCCGGTGCCGGACCCGCCGCGCGGCTACCACCTGGTGACGGAGAAGGCGGCCGGCGTCTCCTTCCCCGTACCGGACGGCTGGAAGCGCGGGAAGCTCAAGGAGAGCGACGAGATCCTCTACACCGACCCGAGCGGGCTGGTGGGCCTGCGGGTCTCCGTCCTCGACCTCGCGAGCAGCGACCCCCTCCAGCGCTGGAAGGACGACGAGACGAAGTCCGTCAAGGAGGGCAAGCTGCCCGGCTACCACCAGCTGCGCATGCAGGGCACGGAGTACCGCGGGCAGCCCGCGGCGATCTGGGAGTTCACGTGGCAGGGCCGGGCGCGCGAGTACCGGGCCGCCGACCTCGGGTTCGGCCGCCCGGGCGAGAAGGAGTACGCGATCTACCTCTCGGCGCCCAAGGCCGACTGGCACAGGCACAGCCAGGTCTTCGACGTGGTGCGCGAAGGATTCCGGCCCGCCGCCCAGTAGGCCCGTCGCCGGCCGGCGCCCCGGCACCAGTAGGGGTCCCGTCAGGGGCGAACCCTGATGCCCCGGCCCCCGCGGACATGTGACGATCAGTACATGACCGCCCCCGCCCGCCCGCAGCACCCCGACGGCCCACCCCTGCGCAAGCTCTACCGCAGCGCCGAGGGCCGCATGCTCGGCGGTGTCGCGCGCGGGCTCGCCGGGCACCTGGGCCTGCCGGTCTCCTGGGTGCGTCTGGTCTTCGTCGCGCTGCTGATGGCCCAGGGCATGGGCGCCGTGCTGTACGCGGTGTTCTGGTTCGTGGTGCCGCTCGGCGTGGGCGGCGTCGGGGCCCCGCGCCCGGCCCCCGCCGAGACGGGCTCCGACGGCCGCCGGCGCCTCTTCGCCCGCAAGCCGGACCGCGGGCAGGTCGTCGCCCTCGTCGCCCTGGTCATCGGCGCCGCGATCTTCGTGGACAACCTCCACCTCGGCCGCGCCAACGCCTACATCTGGCCGCTGCTGCTCGTCGGCGCGGGCGTCGCCCTCGTCTGGCGCCAGGCCGACAACGCCCGCCGGGCCCACTGGATGGAGGTCGGTCGCAGCAAGCGGGTCCTGCCGCTCGCGCGCGGCGCGGCCGGCGTGGCCCTCGCCGCCGCCGGCGTCACGGGCATCGTCGTCCTCCAGGGCTCGGCCGAGCACCTGGGCACCGTCCTGCAGGCGTCGCTGGCGGTCCTGGTCGGCATAGCGCTGCTGGCCGGTCCCTCCCTCGTGCGCATGACCCAGGACCTCTCCGCCGAGCGCACGATGCGCATCCGGGCCCAGGAGCGCGCCGAGGTCGCGGCCCACGTCCACGACTCCGTCCTGCACACCCTCACCCTGATCCAGCGCAACGCCGAGGACGCCCGCGAGGTCGCCCGCCTGGCCCGGGCCCAGGAGCGCGAGCTGCGCGCCTGGCTCTACCGGCCCGAGGGCCGCGGGAAGGACGAGGCCGAGCAGCCCGACACCCTCGCCGAGGCCGTCAAGGCCACCGCGGCCGAGGTCGAGGACCACCACGGCGTGCCCATCGAGGTGGTCGTCGTCGGCGACTGCCCGCTGGACGAGGGCCTGGCCGCCCAGATGCAAGCCGCCCGTGAGGCCATGGTCAACGCCGCCAAGTACGGTGGCGAAGGCGGCGCCGTCCAGGTGTACGCAGAGGTCGAGGGGCGTACGGTCTTCCTCTCCGTGCGCGACCGCGGCCCCGGCTTCGACCTGGACGCGGTGCCGGACGACCGCATGGGCGTCCGCGAATCCATCATCGGCCGGATGCAGCGCAACGGCGGCACGGCGAGACTGCGGTCCGTGCCCGGTGGGGGAACCGAAGTGGAGCTGGAAATGGAGAGGGCGGAGAACGCGTCATGACGACCGAAGAGACGGTGCAGCGCCACGCACGGGTCGTGCTGGTGGACGACCACCGGATGTTCCGTACGGGCGTGCAGGCCGAGATCGGGGCCACCGACCGGACGGGTGTCGAGGTCGTCGGCGAGGCCGCCGACGTCGACCAGGCGGTCACCGTCATCACCGCCACCCGCCCCGAGGTCGTCCTGCTCGACGTCCACCTCCCCGGCGGCGGTGGGGTCGAGGTGCTGCGCCGCTGCGCGCCCCTGATGGTCGACGCCGAGCGCCCGGTCCGCTTCCTGGCCCTGTCCGTCTCCGACGCCGCGGAGGACGTCATCGGCGTCATCCGCGGCGGCGCCCGCGGCTACGTCACCAAGACCATCACCGGCGCGGATCTGGTCGACGCCGTCTTCCGGGTCAAGGACGGCGACGCCGTCTTCTCCCCGCGGCTGGCCGGCTTCGTCCTCGACGCGTTCGCCTCCACCGACGCCCCGCCCGTGGACGAGGACCTCGACCGGCTCACCCAGCGCGAGCGCGAGGTGCTGCGCCTGATCGCCCGCGGCTACGCCTACAAGGAGATCGCCAAGCAGCTGTTCATCTCGGTGAAGACGGTCGAGTCGCACGTTTCGGCGGTGCTGCGCAAGCTCCAGCTCTCCAACCGCCACGAGCTGACCCGGTGGGCGACGGCCCGGCGCCTGGTCTGACCCTGCCGCCGGATCCCCGTCGGGGATCCCGTCGGGGATCGCCGCCCTTCCGGCCCGATTTCGGATAAGCCCGGCTCCTGCCGGGGGAGGGGCGGAACCCCGGCGGCCCGCTCGCACTCTTGAACGGACGAGAGGCTCTCACTCACGCAGGGCCCCGGCCCCGCGCGGGGCCCGAGATCCGAAACGAGAGCCCGATGAGCCTGACGGGGACCCCCTTCCTCCTCACCACGGTCGCGCTGGTCGTGGTGGCCCTCGTGCTGCCGCTCGCGCTGTGGGGCAGGATCGGCGGCCCCAAGCTCGTACGGCACGCGGCGCGGCTGCTCATGCTGCTGTTCGCCCAGGTCACCGCGATAGCCATGGTCTTCGTGATGGTCAACAACGCCAACGGGCTCTTCGACAACTGGGACGACCTCCTCGGCACCGGCGACCACGTCCGGACCGCGGCCGACCTCGGCCCGGACGGCACCGGCGGCAAGAACCTCGATGCGGCGCCCAGGAACCCGCAGAAGTTCAAGCCCGCGTCCGACAAGCGGATGGGCCCGGGCGTGCAGGAGACCCAGTTCAAGGGCCACATATCGGGGGTGGAGGGCGAGGTCTACGTCTGGCTGCCGCCGCAGTACGACGACCCCGCGTACAAGGACAGGAAGTTCCCGGTGGTCGAGGTGCTCCCCGGCTTCCCCGGCTCGGCGAAGGCCTGGTTCGGCACGCTGGAGGTCAACAGCCAGCTCAAGCCGATGATGGAGAAGGGCGAGGTCGAGCCCTTCATCATCGTGGCCCCGCGCACCACGCTCCTCGGTGACGTGGACACCGGCTGCGCCAACATCACCGGCAAGGTCAACGCCGACACCTGGCTCAGCGTCGACGTCCGCAAGATGGTCACGGACACCTTCCGCGCGCAGGAGAAGCCCGAGGGCTGGGCCGTCGCGGGCTACTCGGCGGGTGCGCACTGCGCCGCCAAGCTGGCCGTCGCCCACCCCGACCGCTACCGCGCCGGCGTCAGCCTCTCCGGCTACAACGACCCCGCTGGCGAGCCCTCCTCGCTGACGGCGAAGACGCCAGGGCTGCGCGACGAGAACAACGTCCTGAAGATGCTCCAGCGGGCCAAGACCCCGCCGCACGTGGCGCTGTTCGTCTCCGGCGCGGAGGGCGACGGCTACCAGGGCGGCCTGGCGCTCAAGCAGGCGGCCAAGCCGCCGACGACGGTGCACGTGACGAAGGTCCCCGCGGGTGCGGGCGGCCACGGCACGGCCGTGTGGAAGCGGCAGGTCCCCGACGTCTTCCGCTGGCTCTCGCAGCAGATCAAGCCGTAGTCCGGACCCGGGCGACCTGCAGGGGTCCGGCCGAGGCCGTCCTCTGTGCCTCCTCTGTGCCTCCTCGATCAGGTGAGCGTGGTGTCGCCCCGGGCCTCGAAGATCTTGCGCAGCCCCGAGGCGATCCGATCGCACTCCTCGGGGGTCAGGACGGACAGGATCTCCTCGTAGTCCCGCAGGTGGGCGACCATGGCCTCGTCGATCAGTGCCTTGCCGCGCTCGGTGAGGCGGATCCGTACCGATCGCCGGTCGGCGCGGTCGCGGATCCGCTCGACCAGACCCTTGTCCTCCAAGCGGTCCAGGCGGTTCGTTACGGCGCCCGGGGACACCATGGCCGCTTTCGCGAAGGCGCCGGCGCTGAGCGTGTAGGGCGGGCCCGAGCGGCACAGCGTGGACAGCACGTCGAACTCGCCCACGTTCACGCCGAATTCGTCACTGATCCTCTTGAAGTGCTGGTCGTACACGCGCTGCATGCGCTGCACGCGCCCCAGCACCTCCACGGACTGCAGGCTGCCCGCCAGCTCGGGCCGTTCCTTGCGCCACTGCTCGATGACCAGGTCCACCGCATCGGTCACGTCATCACCCACCCTCTCCTCGATTGATTCAACCCTAAAAGACTTGACGTTGAACAAGCAAGCATGCTGTTATTTCAACGTCAAAAGATCTGGCGTTGAAGGACCTCAGGAGCAGCAATGACGACCGCAGACCACGGAACCCTGAAGCTCTCGTACTCCGACGGCCGCCCGGCCACCACCGGCGTCGAGGCGGTCAACCGCGTCCTGCGCACGGTGGGCGTGCGGGTCGGCCGGGTTCCCGTTCCCGAGGAGGCCCACCCGCTTCTGGAGGCGTCCGAGGACCGGGCGCTCTCGGAAGAGGAAGGCGCGGAACTGCTCGCGCTGTTCAGCATGCACCGGGGGCAGCTGGTGGAGCAGATCGAGCTGGCCGGCCGCTGCCCGGAGGCGCACCGGGGCGGATACCTGAACACCTCCGAGGCCGGCGTTCCCCCGTACCCGAAGGTGTACGACATGAAGACGATGGACGCCGACGCCCGGCACGCCGTGCAGGCGCGCTTCGGCAGGCTCCACGTGAACAGCTCCGACCACGGCGTCGGCGTCGACGAAGTGATGACGGTCGTCTCCGGTGGCCCGTGGACGTGGTTCTACCTGCTGCCCGACGGCGTGGTCGCGAAGCTGTCGGTGGGCGCGGTCGAAACCGGCGATCCGGCCTGGCGCCTGAGCTACCCCGGCCTGGGCCCCCACGGCGCCTACCTCGACGCCGAGCACGGCCTGATCGTGGCCCACGTCCACGGCCCCGAGGAGTTCGTCATGCGCTACGAGGAACCGAGCGTGGACGGCGCACAGGCGCTGGGCACGAATCCGTGGATCGACTTCAGCGGCGACGCCCCGCGGCTGCTCGGCGAAGTGACCGCGCACTGACCGGCGCCCACGGCGAACGCCTCGTGCCCGCCCTCTGATCCGCCCCTCACCCGCAGACACACGAACCGGCAGGAAGAGACATGCCCACCACCACCGGGGCGGCCGCCACGCGCACGCCCTCCCTCTCCGCCTCGCCCTCCCCCTCCGCCGCCGAATCCGTGCGTCGCGTCCCCATCCTGTGGCTGGCGCTGCTCGCCACACCGGTCGCCGCCGCCAACAACGCGACCGTCCTGATCCTCGACGACATGGGCCGCGCACTCGGTATCAGCACCGCCGGCGCATCATGGCTGGTCACCGTCTTCGCGCTGGCACTGGCGATCGCGACACCGCTGATCGCGACGCTGGTGCGCCGGCGCGGCACGCGCACCGCGCTGTGGCTGAGCGCCGCCTTCGTCGCCGTCGGGACCGCGGTGGTGGCCACCTCACCGTGGCTGCCGCTCACCCTCGCCGGGCGGGCCGGTCAGGCGGCGGGCGGAGCGGGCATGGTGGCCATCGCCATGAACCTGGCCGGCACCGCCCGCCGCATGGGCGTGATCAGTGCCGGGTCCGGGATCCTCGGCGCAGTGGGTCCGCTGCTCGGCGAGCGCCTCACCGACGGCCTCTCCTGGCGGGCCGCCCTGGCCGTCGTACTGGTCACCCTCCTGGCCGTCCCGGCGGTCAGCCGCCAC is part of the Streptomyces roseifaciens genome and encodes:
- a CDS encoding class II aldolase/adducin family protein, whose protein sequence is MSQATAPEPIPADQLHFAMPPKHDTVEEERRHRKERLAAALRLFGRFGFEEGVAGHITARDPEFTDHFWVNPFGMSFKHVTVSDLILVNHKGQVVEGRYHVNQAAFAIHSQVHKARPDVVAAAHSHSTYGRALSALGELLEPITQDVCAFYEDHALFDDYTGVVVDEEEGRRIATALGPHKAVVLRNHGLLTVGDSVDAAAWWFVTMERSCQVQLAAKAAGKPVLIDQASARHTREQLGNDLAAWINYQPLYQQITRSEPELLG
- a CDS encoding L,D-transpeptidase, which codes for MRRLSRCVGLSAALALAGLAVTGCGGGAEAEGKPGRKASSPSSSAASSGSHSPSAGPVTEKPAPAAKMLPGAARTVRPEIAPANGEKVGVGQPVALVFKQQKVSKELRAGIEGRLKVSTSPQVPGAWHWNETKGDTRVHFRPEKFWPAGTKVTLDARLAGVQLAEGTAAAGDRTVSFTVGDSMVSTVDLKARKLTVVRNGKTLRTIPVSGGDESKGFGTRGGIKTILAKEGRVVMDSLSIGIPRNHPDGFFGSYDYSMRETISGEYVHAAPDNAESFGKENVSHGCIGMSTEDAKWLYGLSLKGDVVQVTGSTKPKPMDRFGNGYGDWNISWQEWLEGSALGVRTGA
- a CDS encoding PspC domain-containing protein, with the protein product MTDTPNTQDAHQAGPVHGDPQDARPPLRRSREHKVVSGVCGGLGRFFDVDPVIFRVVLGVLSVAGGLGLIVYGFAWLLIPLEGEEENEARRMLSGRVEGPALTAVLCALVGCGLFLSMLNNSAVMSFALMLTIVMAGAAYWSYHRHEPEAEAAVAAAQKAQKTSAPPPETKAPPAPGGPSWWRDPIIKDGTTGPLGAETGYLWGPDDEPQDGRERPPARLRPARAGTPLGGWTFLTAVAAFCLGAGLTWRHHPLGTCLETGLACALAVFGLGIAVSSRYGRTGGGTVVAAVLTGALLAGAAALPKSVSTDWTRTTWRPDAVSAVRGDYRVGSGVGVLDLTGLSWPRAGTVATRAEVGAGQLKLVLPEDVTARITLDVGVGDIRLPGEARDDVDVRPGQTKRMTLEPPSGKPSRGTLEVLLKVGIGQVEVDRASS
- a CDS encoding protein kinase domain-containing protein; its protein translation is MGTVWRAQDELLDRQVALKQIHVSPYLDDDELATLYERTRREARSAARINHPNVVVVHDVVDDRGLPCIVMEYVPSRTLGDVLKHGTVTPDEAARIGRGMIAALRAAHAAGVLHRDVKPGNVLLGHDGRVVLTDFGIAQSTGTSTLTKTGEMVGSIDYIAPERVKGAKPGPASDLWALGATLYQALEGRPPFRKDTAVETAYAIAMDPLEPPRRAGALTRLIETLLAKDPAVRPPADLAEQILREPAAESETAYMPAAEQRRTPAPGPWDDAADRGTTAAGRTAATAPTVPAPSAAPAAPAETAAPAPAAAPAAADVTATATAAAVTPAASSPAPAPDSDTKAGGSARAGRPARTGRSHRPVLWSALALVTVAGIAAGAYFMTGGDQEDDDPAPRAASGQEASASPSERKSAAPSPVPDPPRGYHLVTEKAAGVSFPVPDGWKRGKLKESDEILYTDPSGLVGLRVSVLDLASSDPLQRWKDDETKSVKEGKLPGYHQLRMQGTEYRGQPAAIWEFTWQGRAREYRAADLGFGRPGEKEYAIYLSAPKADWHRHSQVFDVVREGFRPAAQ
- a CDS encoding ATP-binding protein produces the protein MTAPARPQHPDGPPLRKLYRSAEGRMLGGVARGLAGHLGLPVSWVRLVFVALLMAQGMGAVLYAVFWFVVPLGVGGVGAPRPAPAETGSDGRRRLFARKPDRGQVVALVALVIGAAIFVDNLHLGRANAYIWPLLLVGAGVALVWRQADNARRAHWMEVGRSKRVLPLARGAAGVALAAAGVTGIVVLQGSAEHLGTVLQASLAVLVGIALLAGPSLVRMTQDLSAERTMRIRAQERAEVAAHVHDSVLHTLTLIQRNAEDAREVARLARAQERELRAWLYRPEGRGKDEAEQPDTLAEAVKATAAEVEDHHGVPIEVVVVGDCPLDEGLAAQMQAAREAMVNAAKYGGEGGAVQVYAEVEGRTVFLSVRDRGPGFDLDAVPDDRMGVRESIIGRMQRNGGTARLRSVPGGGTEVELEMERAENAS
- a CDS encoding LuxR C-terminal-related transcriptional regulator, which codes for MTTEETVQRHARVVLVDDHRMFRTGVQAEIGATDRTGVEVVGEAADVDQAVTVITATRPEVVLLDVHLPGGGGVEVLRRCAPLMVDAERPVRFLALSVSDAAEDVIGVIRGGARGYVTKTITGADLVDAVFRVKDGDAVFSPRLAGFVLDAFASTDAPPVDEDLDRLTQREREVLRLIARGYAYKEIAKQLFISVKTVESHVSAVLRKLQLSNRHELTRWATARRLV
- a CDS encoding alpha/beta hydrolase, with protein sequence MSLTGTPFLLTTVALVVVALVLPLALWGRIGGPKLVRHAARLLMLLFAQVTAIAMVFVMVNNANGLFDNWDDLLGTGDHVRTAADLGPDGTGGKNLDAAPRNPQKFKPASDKRMGPGVQETQFKGHISGVEGEVYVWLPPQYDDPAYKDRKFPVVEVLPGFPGSAKAWFGTLEVNSQLKPMMEKGEVEPFIIVAPRTTLLGDVDTGCANITGKVNADTWLSVDVRKMVTDTFRAQEKPEGWAVAGYSAGAHCAAKLAVAHPDRYRAGVSLSGYNDPAGEPSSLTAKTPGLRDENNVLKMLQRAKTPPHVALFVSGAEGDGYQGGLALKQAAKPPTTVHVTKVPAGAGGHGTAVWKRQVPDVFRWLSQQIKP
- a CDS encoding MarR family winged helix-turn-helix transcriptional regulator encodes the protein MGDDVTDAVDLVIEQWRKERPELAGSLQSVEVLGRVQRMQRVYDQHFKRISDEFGVNVGEFDVLSTLCRSGPPYTLSAGAFAKAAMVSPGAVTNRLDRLEDKGLVERIRDRADRRSVRIRLTERGKALIDEAMVAHLRDYEEILSVLTPEECDRIASGLRKIFEARGDTTLT